In the genome of Sebastes umbrosus isolate fSebUmb1 chromosome 14, fSebUmb1.pri, whole genome shotgun sequence, one region contains:
- the LOC119501058 gene encoding osteocalcin has protein sequence MKTLVILVLCSLAVICLTSDASTGSQPADSPAQEGLFVEREQASEVVRQKRAAGQLSLTQLESLREVCEANLGCEDMMDTQGIIAAYTAYYGPIPY, from the exons ATGAAGACTTTGGTCATCTTGGTTCTCTGCTCCCTGGCTGTCATCTGTCTGACTTCAG ATGCCTCCACCGGCTCCCAGCCTGCTGACAGCCCCGCTCAGGAGG GTCTGTTTGTGGAGAGGGAGCAGGCCTCCGAGGTGGTGAGGCAGAAGAGAGCTGCCGGACAGTTATCCCTGACACAGCTGGAGAG CCTGAGAGAAGTGTGTGAGGCCAACCTGGGTTGTGAGGACATGATGGACACGCAGGGAATCATCGCCGCCTACACCGCCTACTACGGACCAATCCCCTATTAG
- the LOC119501057 gene encoding pleckstrin homology domain-containing family F member 2-like, whose product MDLLTFERENIERIQAVENSFGPTGKPLSKPGRVLMGQGRLMKQGRRKSQPKVFFLFNDVLVYGSIILNGRWHKKQKMIPLEDIQMEDMENSEGLGNQWLMRTPRKSFFVSANTCEEKRAWMEHIEDCRSKLLQGGSSSRPTSALAVTWIPDQAAFKCMRCLKKFTTTKRRHHCRKCGFLVCNACSKKRAVIGHIHPTKQLRVCSLCHTRNTEDELSRLRGDSTGKNSSEEDYEAASSDEEEGEEMMQKHGDSSWLNSRMGTWGHTGTYVYPRPMNQRPQSEPALGMGIISGC is encoded by the exons ATGGACCTGTTAACGTTTGAGAGGGAGAACATTGAGCGTATCCAGGCGGTTGAGAATTCATTTGGTCCGACAGGAAAGCCTTTATCCAAGCCAGGTCGGGTTCTGATGGGACAGGGCCGCCTGATGAAGCAGGGTCGCCGGAAGTCCCAGCCTAAGGTTTTCTTCCTCTTCAACGACGTGCTGGTGTACGGCAGCATCATACTGAACGGCCGCTGGCACAAAAAACAGAAGATGATCCCTCTAG AGGACATCCAAATGGAGGACATGGAGAACAGTGAGGGATTGGGGAACCAATGGCTGATGCGTACACCACGCAAGTCGTTTTTTGTGTCCGCCAATACTTGCGAGGAGAAGCGGGCCTGGATGGAGCACATCGAAGACTGCCGGTCAAAACTGCTGCagggcggcagcagcagccgaCCCACTTCCGCCTTAGCCGTCACCTGGATCCCAGACCAGGCCGCCTTCAAATGCATGCGCTGCCTCAAGAAGTTCACTACGACCAAACGCCGGCACCACTGCCGAAAATGTGGCTTTTTGGTCTGCAATGCGTGCTCCAAGAAGCGTGCAGTTATAGGCCACATTCACCCCACCAAGCAGTTGAGGGTCTGCAGCCTCTGCCACACCAGGAATACGGAAGATGAGCTGTCTCGCCTGAGAGGAGACAGCACTGGAAAGAACAGCTCAGAGGAGGACTATGAGGCAGCATccagtgatgaagaggagggagaggagatgatGCAGAAGCACGGTGATAGCTCCTGGCTGAACTCCCGCATGGGCACCTGGGGACACACGGGCACCTATGTTTACCCAAGGCCAATGAATCAGCGGCCCCAATCAGAGCCGGCCCTGGGCATGGGCATCATAAGCGGATGTTAG